Below is a genomic region from Demequina sp..
CCCGTCTTGGGGGTCGCCTCGATGCCCTCCACAAAGATGAGCGTGTGGGGGTTCTTCGCGAGGATCGCGTCGCCCGCCTGCTCGGCCGCGCGGCGCCAGTTGGTGGCCGCCTTGGAGGCGTCCCAGATGGCCCTGGGGCTCTCGCTCGGCTGGCCGTGCGGCTCGTTCTTGAGGTCGAACCCGATGAGCGTGTCGTCGTCTGCGTAGCGCTCCGCCACCCAGGCCCAGGCGTCGACGAAGTCGCGCGTCGTGATGGGGTCGTTGAACCACACGGGGTAGAGGTGGCCGTCGTCGTCAGCAAGCGCGGAGTGCACGTCGAGGAACACCTTGACCCCGCGGCCCTTGGCATCCTGCAGGAAGGCGTCGAACACCTCGAGCGTGGTCTTGCCTGCGAGGTCCGGGTTGAGCGAGGCGTTGACCGCTTGCGGCACGCGCGCCTTGCCATCACGCCACTCAAGGAGCAGCTCAGTCGAGATCGGCACGCGAATGACGTTGATGCCGCGGCTCGCGATCTGGTCCATGAGCTCGTCGTGGTTCGCAACGTTCAGCCCCACGAGCATCCGCTGCTCGAGGTTGAACCCGTACCAGTTGGCGCCGGTCAGCCACACGGGCCTCCCTTGCGCGTCCACGATGCGGTTGCCGTCCGTGTGCAGCCAGTCGTCATCGCCAGGGGAGTCAACGTTCGACTGCGACGTGAACGTGGGCGGCCCCGTTGGCGCCGCACTCGGCCGGATCGCGATCGGCCCCGTCGCCTCTCCCGTGCACACCGTCGCGAGGTCCGACGGCGAGGTTCCATCCGCGGTGAAGCCAAAGGTCGCTGTGCTCCCGGCGGCGAGGGTGCCGTTGTACGGGAGGTTCGCGGCCGTGGCAAGCCCGGTGGCGCCCGCCGCGAGCGTCGAGTCCCACGAGGCGCTCACCGTGGCGCCCTCAAGATTGAGCGCCACCTGCCAGTCTGCGAGCGGCGCCCACGCGGTCACGATCACCTCTCCCTGGTAACCGCCCTCCCACTGCTTGGTCACGGAAAGCAGGGCGCCGCACACGGGGCCCGACGCTGAAGCCGAGGGCGTCGCAGAAGGTGAGGGCGCCGTCGGGCCGGCTTGGGAAGACGGCCGCGTACCAGCCCACA
It encodes:
- a CDS encoding cellulase family glycosylhydrolase; its protein translation is MAWWTRRRALVVGVLAVALVGGALWAGTRPSSQAGPTAPSPSATPSASASGPVCGALLSVTKQWEGGYQGEVIVTAWAPLADWQVALNLEGATVSASWDSTLAAGATGLATAANLPYNGTLAAGSTATFGFTADGTSPSDLATVCTGEATGPIAIRPSAAPTGPPTFTSQSNVDSPGDDDWLHTDGNRIVDAQGRPVWLTGANWYGFNLEQRMLVGLNVANHDELMDQIASRGINVIRVPISTELLLEWRDGKARVPQAVNASLNPDLAGKTTLEVFDAFLQDAKGRGVKVFLDVHSALADDDGHLYPVWFNDPITTRDFVDAWAWVAERYADDDTLIGFDLKNEPHGQPSESPRAIWDASKAATNWRRAAEQAGDAILAKNPHTLIFVEGIEATPKTGTSFESTDNNDYDFTWWGGDLRFAGELPVTLSLPNQLVYSPHDYGPLVYEQPWFQKTFTAETLKADVWEPNWLYLHDDGTAPLLIGEWGGRLGQDPRQDKWMVALRDLIVEKHLSFTFWCLNPESGDTGGLFANGWGAWDEAKYEMLRPALWQTKDGKFVSLDHVTPLPGGVSLTEYYAAGYPAPE